Below is a window of Mycolicibacterium chitae DNA.
GCCCATCGGCGCACTGATCTTCGGGCACCTCGGCGACCGCTACGGACGCAAACCCGTGCTCATCGCCACGCTGCTGCTCATGGGTATCGGCACATTCGGTATCGGCCTGCTGCCCTCATACGAGTCGGTGGGTGCCATCGCGCCGCTGCTGTTGATCATCCTGCGACTGCTGCAGGGCATCGCCATGGGCGGCGAATGGGGTGGCGCCGCGCTGCTGGCCATCGAACACGCCCCCAAGGGGCGCCGCGCCTTCTTCGGCTCGTTCGCCCAACTCGGATCGTCCGTCGGGGCCACGCTGTCCTCGGCGGTGTTCGCCGTCTCGGAGCACATCGGCGACGGCCTGGTGGCCGGGTCGTGGCGCATCCCGTTCCTGCTGTCCGCGGTGTTGGTGGTCATCGGACTCATCGTGCGCCTGGTCGTGGGGGAGTCGCCGGAGTTCGCCCGGGCGCGCAACGCCGCCGAACTCTCGGCCGCGCCGGTGCGCGACGTCATCCGTGCACCCCGCCCGCTGCTCATCGGCATCGGCGCGATGCTGGTGGCCACCGGCGGCTACTACGTCACCTCGTCGTTCTTCCTGTCGTACGCCTCCGAACAGGCCGGTGTCCCCGTCGAGCTGCTGCTCAATGCCCTCATCATCGGCGGACTCTTCGAGATGGTGTTCGTGCCGCTGGCCGGCTGGCTCGGCGACAAGTGGCAGCCGCGCTACGTGGTGATCGTCGGCCTGATCGGCATCGCCGTGACCGCCGTCCCGCTGTACCTGCTGGCGCACACCGGGTCGTTCCTGATCATCACCGTGATGCTGATCATCACTGCGCTGTTCACCGGCTTCAACTACGGTCCCATCGCCGCGGTGCTGGCCGGAATCTTCCCAGTGCGGGTGCGCTACACCGGAACCTCGCTGGCCTATCAGGGCGCGGCCCTGACCGCGGGGGCGTTGACGCCGATCGTGGTACCCACCCTGCTCGGAATGACCGGTGGCTCGCCGACGCTCATCTTCGCCTACCTCGCGGTGCTGTGCTTCGGAGCGGCCGGCTGCGTCTGGGCCACCCGCAAGCTGACCGTGGTGGACCACGAGGTGATGGATCCGGTGCGATGAGCGGCGACCCGCGCGAACTGCTGGTGCTCGGTGGCACCATCCGTCCGCACGCGAGCCACCCCACGGCCGAGGCGATGCTGATCCGCGACGATCGGATTGTCGCGGTGGGCACCGAAACCGACTGCCGCTCCTGGGCGCTGGGTGACGTCGATGTCCTCGATGTGGACGGCGGGACCGTGCTCGCCGGCTTCGTCGACGCCCA
It encodes the following:
- a CDS encoding MFS transporter, producing the protein MTTAPVPTARPRRAALAALAGTSIEWYDFFIYATAAALVFREVFFPPDMDPVLGTIVAFGTTSFGYLGRPIGALIFGHLGDRYGRKPVLIATLLLMGIGTFGIGLLPSYESVGAIAPLLLIILRLLQGIAMGGEWGGAALLAIEHAPKGRRAFFGSFAQLGSSVGATLSSAVFAVSEHIGDGLVAGSWRIPFLLSAVLVVIGLIVRLVVGESPEFARARNAAELSAAPVRDVIRAPRPLLIGIGAMLVATGGYYVTSSFFLSYASEQAGVPVELLLNALIIGGLFEMVFVPLAGWLGDKWQPRYVVIVGLIGIAVTAVPLYLLAHTGSFLIITVMLIITALFTGFNYGPIAAVLAGIFPVRVRYTGTSLAYQGAALTAGALTPIVVPTLLGMTGGSPTLIFAYLAVLCFGAAGCVWATRKLTVVDHEVMDPVR